One Nerophis ophidion isolate RoL-2023_Sa linkage group LG23, RoL_Noph_v1.0, whole genome shotgun sequence genomic window carries:
- the tmem86b gene encoding lysoplasmalogenase → MDILETEAYYRRQRRKMSCAVLLSFCPFLLACAAFFYLSTPRSPPSVLMATAKSAPALLLAAAVLTWNGRASVAGGLIFSAGGDFCLVWPHLFLHGMVAFAVAHLLYSLTFLSSRYEKHSSSSCMFLIYLLLLATGAAFFIHLYPFLQKDANPGVLVPGVGVYVVLITLMGILAVRTRHPITVLGSLSFIVSDMSLALLQFKVIPPVEDGHTVVMVTYYLAQLLIGVGDVMAVEQEDDFAKWKRS, encoded by the exons ATGGACATCCTGGAGACGGAGGCGTACTACCGGCGTCAGAGGAGGAAGATG TCCTGTGCTGTGCTCCTCTCCTTCTGTCCTTTCCTCTTGGCCTGCGCCGCCTTCTTCTACTTGTCCACGCCGCGCTCGCCGCCCTCCGTCCTGATGGCCACTGCCAAGTCGGCGCCGGCGCTCCTGCTGGCCGCCGCCGTGCTGACTTGGAACGGCCGTGCAAGCGTGGCGGGAGGACTCATCTTCTCCGCCGGGGGGGACTTCTGCCTGGTGTGGCCACACCTCTTCCTGCACG GAATGGTCGCCTTCGCCGTGGCTCATCTGCTCTACTCGCTGACCTTCCTCTCATCCCGTTATGAGAAACACTCCTCTTCCTCATGCATGTTCCTCATCTATCTGCTCCTGCTGGCCACCGGAGCAGCTTTCTTCATCCACCTCTACCCATTTCTGCAAAAGGACGCAAATCCAGGTGTCCTAGTTCCAGGCGTGGGGGTCTACGTGGTCCTCATCACCCTGATGGGCATACTAGCCGTCAGAACACGCCATCCTATCACCGTGTTGGGGAGTCTGTCCTTCATAGTGTCGGACATGTCCTTGGCTCTGCTACAGTTCAAGGTCATACCGCCTGTGGAGGACGGCCACacggttgtcatggtgacatatTACTTAGCACAGCTGCTCATTGGCGTGGGGGATGTGATGGCTGTAGAACAAGAGGATGACTTTGCAAAATGGAAGAGGTCCTAA
- the hspbp1 gene encoding hsp70-binding protein 1, whose product MSEGRPDRRYPHNLQGVLQLAIDAGSVAEEPAAPQAMSQERSSWLREALADVCKGQMDEVEQMKQCLAVLNQEEVKGEEDRNEDQEDERESAFEVLSELCENLDNARDLMVLGGLDLCVSKYLGHAQSGLRWRAAQLVASCAQNMPQVQAHLLKISALPKLLQLTDSDPHPTVRVKGLHAVSCLVREQEAGLEAFLSHDGFSVLMRGMQATNQKLQTKSAFLLLNLLTSHPEHKDTVISMGMVQQLVSVLRAPHSPFHEHVLGALCCLVEDCEKGLKDCRDPSLNLEDLLQQRARELQGKDESQEELEFCERLRTACFRGQQSDDHGMDR is encoded by the exons ATGTCAGAAGGAAGGCCGGACAGGAGATATCCTCACAATCTTCAGGGGGTTCTACAGCTGGCCATTGATGCTGGTTCTGTTGCAGAGGAACCTGCTGCCCCTCAAGCCATGTCACAGGAG AGGAGTTCTTGGCTGAGGGAAGCTCTCGCAGACGTCTGCAAAGGCCAGATGGACGAAGTGGAGCAGATGAAGCAGTGCTTGGCTGTCCTGAACCAGGAGGAAGTGAAAGGAGAGGAGGACAGGAATGAGGACCAAGAAGATGAGCGGGAATCCGCCTTTGAGGTGCTGTCAGAACTGTGTGAGAACCTGGACAACGCCAGAG ATCTGATGGTTCTGGGAGGACTGGACCTGTGCGTCTCCAAGTATTTGGGTCACGCCCAAAGTGGGCTGAGGTGGCGTGCCGCTCAGCTCGTTGCTTCCTGTGCTCAGAACATGCCGCAAGTGCAGGCCCACCTGCTGAAGATCAGCGCTCTGCCCAAACTTCTCCAGCTGACAGACTCGGACCCCCACCCCACAGTCCGAGTGAAAGGCCTGCATGCGGTCTCAT GTCTGGTGCGAGAGCAGGAGGCGGGCTTGGAGGCCTTCCTGTCCCACGATGGCTTCTCAGTGCTGATGAGAGGCATGCAGGCGACCAACCAGAAGCTGCAGACCAAGTCGGCTTTCCTTCTCCTTAACCTTCTCACTTCACATCCTGAGCACAAAG ACACGGTAATCTCCATGGGGATGGTCCAGCAGCTGGTCTCGGTTCTGCGTGCTCCACACTCGCCTTTTCATGAGCACGTGCTTGGCGCCCTTTGTTG CCTCGTGGAAGACTGTGAGAAAGGGTTAAAAGATTGCAGGGATCCATCTCTCAATCTTGAAGACTTACTGCAACAGCGAGCCAGGGAACTCCAAGGCAAAGATGAAAGTCAG GAAGAACTGGAATTCTGTGAGCGGCTGAGGACGGCTTGTTTCCGTGGACAGCAGTCAGACGATCATGGAATGGACCGCTGA